Proteins encoded by one window of Microbacterium testaceum:
- a CDS encoding FAD-dependent monooxygenase, which translates to MQFHHHGYVSGDPRVQNATGTGLDRPAELPDEVDVLIVGSGPAGMLLAAQMSQFPQLTTRLIEKRDGRLALGQADGIQPRSVETFQAFGFADRITAEAYNIGWMNFWAPDPENPDRIVRTSRTEDYGYKISEFPHLIVNQARVLDYFAEAAAHGPARIAPDYGVEFLGLEVRDDHVEVRVDTAAGERTIRAQYVVGCDGARSGVRQAIGRTHVGAAARHAWGVMDVLVETDFPDWRIKCAINAAAGNILHIPREGGYLSRMYIDLGEVAADDDHRVRQTPIEEVIRRANEILHPYSIDVKQVAWHSVYEVGHRVTDQFVDDLESPRVFLTGDACHTHSAKAGQGMNVSMQDGFNLGWKLGHVLTGLAPAELLRSYDAERRPVAQQLIDFDREWSSLMARKPGEITDPDELATYYLATAEFPSGFGTRYAPSRIVAGDAAQELASGFPVGKRFQSVEVVRVCDGNAVHLGHHAKADGRWRIYAFADADGSALREWAGVARGIVERFTPEGADLDAVLDVKAIFPGRWEDVVDVPALFRPRSGPLGLIDLEKVFAAAPSAWTNSDIFAEREIAADGAVVVVRPDQYVAHVLPLTDPAGLERFFAGVMAMPAVPAAG; encoded by the coding sequence ATGCAGTTCCACCACCACGGCTACGTCTCGGGCGACCCGCGCGTGCAGAACGCCACGGGCACGGGTCTTGATCGGCCCGCCGAACTGCCCGACGAGGTCGACGTGCTCATCGTCGGTTCGGGACCTGCGGGCATGCTGCTCGCCGCCCAGATGTCGCAGTTCCCGCAGCTCACGACGCGCCTCATCGAGAAGCGCGACGGGCGTCTCGCGCTCGGGCAGGCCGACGGCATCCAGCCCCGCAGCGTCGAGACGTTCCAGGCGTTCGGCTTCGCTGACCGCATCACCGCAGAGGCCTACAACATCGGGTGGATGAACTTCTGGGCGCCCGACCCCGAGAACCCCGACCGCATCGTCCGCACCAGCCGCACCGAGGACTACGGATACAAGATCAGCGAGTTCCCGCACCTCATCGTCAACCAGGCGCGCGTGCTCGACTACTTCGCCGAGGCCGCGGCGCACGGGCCCGCCCGCATCGCGCCCGACTACGGCGTCGAGTTCCTCGGTCTCGAGGTGCGCGACGACCACGTCGAGGTGCGCGTGGACACCGCCGCCGGAGAGCGGACCATCCGCGCGCAGTACGTCGTGGGCTGCGACGGGGCCCGCAGCGGCGTGCGCCAGGCCATCGGCCGCACGCACGTCGGCGCCGCCGCGCGCCACGCGTGGGGCGTGATGGACGTGCTGGTCGAGACCGACTTCCCCGACTGGCGCATCAAGTGCGCGATCAACGCGGCCGCGGGCAACATCCTGCACATCCCGCGCGAGGGTGGCTACCTCAGCCGCATGTACATCGACCTGGGCGAGGTGGCCGCCGACGACGACCACCGCGTGCGGCAGACCCCGATCGAGGAGGTCATCCGCCGCGCGAATGAGATCCTGCACCCGTACTCGATCGACGTGAAGCAGGTCGCCTGGCACAGCGTCTACGAGGTGGGGCACCGGGTGACCGACCAGTTCGTCGACGACCTCGAGAGCCCCCGTGTCTTCCTCACCGGGGACGCGTGCCACACCCACAGCGCGAAGGCCGGGCAGGGCATGAACGTCTCGATGCAGGACGGGTTCAACCTCGGCTGGAAGCTCGGCCACGTGCTCACCGGCCTGGCTCCCGCCGAGCTGTTGCGGTCGTACGACGCCGAGCGCCGCCCGGTCGCTCAGCAGCTCATCGATTTCGACCGCGAGTGGTCCTCGCTCATGGCCCGCAAACCCGGCGAGATCACCGACCCCGACGAACTCGCCACCTATTACCTCGCCACGGCCGAGTTCCCCTCCGGGTTCGGCACGCGCTACGCCCCCTCGCGGATCGTCGCGGGCGACGCGGCGCAGGAGCTGGCATCCGGATTCCCCGTCGGCAAGCGCTTCCAGAGCGTCGAGGTGGTGCGGGTGTGCGACGGCAACGCTGTGCACCTCGGTCATCACGCGAAGGCCGACGGGCGGTGGCGGATCTACGCCTTCGCGGATGCCGACGGCTCGGCGCTGCGGGAGTGGGCGGGGGTCGCGCGGGGCATCGTGGAGCGCTTCACGCCCGAGGGCGCCGACCTCGACGCGGTGTTGGACGTCAAGGCGATCTTCCCGGGGCGGTGGGAAGACGTCGTCGACGTGCCTGCCCTCTTCCGTCCGCGCTCGGGGCCGCTCGGCCTGATCGACCTCGAGAAGGTGTTCGCCGCCGCCCCCTCGGCCTGGACGAATAGCGACATCTTCGCCGAGCGCGAGATCGCCGCCGACGGAGCCGTCGTGGTGGTGCGTCCCGATCAGTATGTCGCGCACGTGCTCCCGCTGACCGACCCCGCCGGGCTCGAGCGCTTCTTCGCCGGGGTGATGGCGATGCCCGCGGTGCCCGCAGCGGGCTGA
- a CDS encoding IclR family transcriptional regulator, producing the protein MSPRQDAAPASQTLSRGIRLLEELADARSPLSIDDLAARVELHRSVAYRLLRTLEDHGLVTRDAAGAVRLGTGLAALAAGVAADLQAEALPELTAAANELGMTCFLVVLDHDECVTLTSVEPRHAVTAVAQRPGARHPVTRGAPGRAILAQLPPRRWPDAVDARLAAEVAEAAERGWATSHDEVVPSLRAVAVPLPVQGREPAAVAAVHVATDLDDAAIAARLTAAAAAIRGAL; encoded by the coding sequence ATGTCGCCACGGCAAGACGCCGCCCCGGCCTCGCAGACCCTCAGTCGCGGCATCCGCCTTCTCGAAGAGCTCGCCGATGCCCGCTCACCGCTCTCGATCGACGACCTCGCGGCCCGCGTCGAGCTGCACCGCTCGGTGGCCTACCGCCTGCTGCGCACGCTCGAGGACCACGGGCTGGTGACGAGGGATGCCGCGGGCGCCGTGCGACTGGGAACGGGACTCGCCGCCCTGGCCGCGGGAGTGGCCGCCGACCTGCAGGCCGAGGCTCTGCCCGAGCTCACCGCCGCGGCGAACGAGCTGGGCATGACCTGCTTCCTCGTCGTCCTCGACCACGACGAATGCGTGACCCTCACCAGCGTCGAGCCCCGGCACGCCGTCACCGCTGTGGCGCAGCGGCCGGGGGCGCGGCATCCTGTCACCCGGGGAGCACCGGGACGGGCGATCCTGGCGCAGTTGCCCCCGCGCCGGTGGCCCGACGCCGTCGACGCCCGCCTCGCGGCCGAGGTGGCCGAGGCCGCCGAGCGCGGGTGGGCGACCAGCCACGACGAGGTGGTGCCGTCACTGCGTGCGGTGGCCGTGCCGCTGCCGGTGCAGGGCCGCGAGCCCGCCGCGGTCGCTGCCGTGCACGTGGCCACCGACCTCGACGACGCCGCGATCGCGGCGCGCCTGACCGCCGCAGCCGCGGCGATCCGCGGGGCGCTGTAG
- a CDS encoding zinc ribbon domain-containing protein, producing the protein MSDLVPFTDNFTDLSNMDGFQFEFRCERCGNGYRSAFRPDPRAAGQKLARGIGNLFGGSVSQFASMADRFLDRGTNSPAKDDALRAATAEIAPRFHQCRGCSDWVCGDGCWNDGVGQCVRCSPNATEELAQLQAEARRRQVQERLETVDLIAGTDLKAPARPRCGACGAQSHGGKFCGECGSPLAVVATCGGCGSENPAGARFCSSCGTGLVG; encoded by the coding sequence ATGAGCGACCTCGTCCCGTTCACCGATAACTTCACCGATCTGTCCAACATGGACGGGTTCCAGTTCGAGTTCCGCTGCGAGCGCTGCGGCAACGGGTACCGCTCGGCCTTCCGCCCGGATCCGCGCGCGGCCGGGCAGAAGCTCGCCCGCGGCATCGGTAACCTCTTCGGGGGATCGGTCTCGCAGTTCGCATCGATGGCTGACCGCTTCCTCGACCGCGGCACGAACTCTCCGGCGAAAGACGATGCCCTGCGCGCGGCGACCGCCGAGATCGCGCCGCGGTTCCACCAGTGTCGAGGGTGCAGCGACTGGGTCTGCGGCGACGGGTGCTGGAACGACGGAGTCGGCCAATGCGTCCGTTGCTCTCCGAACGCGACGGAGGAGCTGGCGCAGTTGCAGGCCGAGGCGCGACGCCGGCAGGTGCAGGAGCGACTCGAGACGGTGGACCTGATCGCCGGGACCGATCTGAAAGCCCCGGCGCGCCCCCGGTGCGGCGCGTGCGGCGCGCAGTCGCACGGGGGGAAGTTCTGCGGCGAGTGCGGCTCACCCCTCGCGGTGGTCGCGACGTGCGGCGGGTGCGGATCGGAGAACCCCGCCGGTGCGCGCTTCTGCTCGTCGTGCGGAACGGGCCTGGTCGGCTGA
- a CDS encoding TetR/AcrR family transcriptional regulator produces the protein MPHPRRRPARDDELLSASVRAFAARGYFGTSTARVAAEMGVSQPYVIRTFGSKLELFVRTHAHAAGAITRTFREASGGGFDAHRLGAAYRFLVLSHPADVLVWAHAFAAATAEPTIGAESRRQFDEVYRTLRDAGGSDHELWAFMGRGMLINNLLLMEAPRYAGDYDFGPLVDLVFGPPPESFPGATGAPRLDQE, from the coding sequence ATGCCGCACCCCCGGCGCCGTCCCGCACGCGACGACGAGTTGCTCTCGGCATCCGTCCGTGCCTTCGCGGCCCGCGGTTACTTCGGGACGTCCACGGCTCGAGTCGCCGCGGAGATGGGGGTCTCTCAGCCGTACGTCATCCGCACCTTCGGGTCGAAGCTCGAACTGTTCGTCCGCACGCACGCTCACGCCGCGGGGGCGATCACGCGGACGTTCCGCGAGGCCTCCGGGGGTGGCTTCGACGCCCACCGCCTCGGAGCGGCCTACCGTTTCCTGGTGCTGTCTCATCCGGCGGACGTGCTGGTGTGGGCGCACGCCTTCGCGGCTGCCACGGCGGAGCCGACGATCGGTGCGGAGTCGCGTCGGCAGTTCGACGAGGTGTATCGCACCCTTCGTGACGCCGGTGGGTCCGACCACGAACTGTGGGCGTTCATGGGGCGCGGGATGCTCATCAACAACCTGCTCCTCATGGAGGCGCCTCGCTACGCCGGCGACTACGACTTCGGCCCCCTCGTCGACCTCGTCTTCGGGCCACCGCCCGAGTCCTTCCCTGGCGCCACCGGCGCCCCTCGCCTCGATCAGGAGTGA
- a CDS encoding thiamine pyrophosphate-binding protein, with amino-acid sequence MPIVSAHVAHTLGRHLDHVFGVMGNGNAYFLDALHRHTDAVFTAMRHEAGGVVAADAHYRASGRIAAATATYGAGFTNTLTALAESAQARIPLLLVVGDEPTSGPRPWGVDQVALASAVGVRTYTVGDRDASATVLIALEHALTYRVPVVLAIPYDVVTREAGELTDAATVTIPSPLAPHGPAAHATLDRITDALAAAERPFLLAGRGAWLADAGPALGRLAETTGAITASTALGRGIFPDTAHDLGVTGGFGAAGAMELVREADVAVVFGAGLNQFTMRFGELFAPGTQVFQIDVASTATHAQVGGFVRADAAVAADEIANRLRSRGAVSSGWRDRVDVAPLREQEAGEGVAPDGRLDPRSAAARIGELLPEDRVVVSDGGHFLGWSNMYWPVASPDRVMMVGTAYQSIGLGFPSVAGAIAARPDATVVLTTGDGGGLMAIADLESAVRTAGGHGIAVVWNDAAYGAEINLYGLKGLAREPMLIPEVDFAAVARGFGAEGVVVREVADLEALAGWTRRDPAERPFLLLDLRISGTVIAPYQREIIKVNS; translated from the coding sequence ATGCCCATCGTCTCCGCGCACGTCGCCCACACCCTCGGCCGTCATCTCGACCACGTCTTCGGCGTGATGGGCAACGGCAACGCGTACTTCCTCGACGCCCTGCACCGTCACACTGACGCCGTCTTCACCGCGATGCGGCACGAGGCCGGCGGGGTCGTCGCCGCCGACGCGCACTATCGCGCGTCGGGCCGCATCGCCGCCGCGACCGCCACCTACGGTGCCGGTTTCACCAACACGCTCACCGCCCTCGCCGAGTCGGCGCAGGCGCGCATCCCCCTGCTGCTCGTGGTCGGCGACGAGCCCACCTCGGGCCCGCGCCCGTGGGGCGTCGACCAGGTCGCGCTCGCCTCGGCCGTGGGCGTGCGCACCTATACCGTCGGCGATCGCGACGCCTCGGCCACCGTGCTCATCGCGCTCGAGCACGCGCTGACGTACCGCGTGCCCGTGGTGCTGGCGATCCCCTACGACGTCGTCACGCGTGAGGCCGGAGAGCTGACGGATGCCGCGACCGTCACGATCCCCTCTCCCCTGGCCCCGCACGGTCCGGCTGCGCACGCCACGCTCGACCGCATCACCGACGCCCTCGCCGCCGCCGAGCGTCCGTTCCTGCTCGCCGGTCGTGGAGCCTGGCTCGCCGACGCCGGCCCCGCGCTCGGGCGCCTGGCCGAGACGACCGGGGCGATCACGGCATCCACCGCCCTCGGTCGGGGCATCTTCCCCGACACCGCCCACGACCTCGGCGTCACGGGTGGCTTCGGCGCCGCAGGGGCGATGGAGCTCGTGCGCGAGGCCGACGTCGCCGTCGTCTTCGGCGCGGGGCTCAACCAGTTCACGATGCGCTTCGGCGAGCTCTTCGCCCCGGGCACGCAGGTGTTCCAGATCGATGTCGCGTCCACGGCGACCCACGCCCAGGTGGGTGGGTTCGTGCGGGCGGATGCCGCGGTGGCGGCCGACGAGATCGCGAACCGCCTGCGCTCTCGCGGGGCGGTCTCGTCGGGCTGGCGCGACCGCGTCGACGTCGCCCCTCTTCGCGAGCAGGAGGCCGGCGAAGGAGTGGCTCCGGATGGCCGACTCGACCCCCGCTCCGCCGCCGCACGGATCGGCGAGCTGCTGCCCGAGGACCGGGTCGTGGTATCGGACGGCGGGCACTTCCTCGGCTGGTCGAACATGTACTGGCCCGTCGCCTCGCCCGACCGCGTGATGATGGTCGGCACGGCCTACCAGTCGATCGGACTCGGCTTCCCCTCGGTCGCGGGGGCCATCGCCGCCCGCCCCGATGCCACCGTGGTGCTCACCACCGGCGACGGTGGCGGACTCATGGCGATCGCCGACCTCGAGAGCGCCGTGCGCACGGCCGGCGGTCACGGTATCGCGGTGGTGTGGAACGACGCCGCCTACGGCGCCGAGATCAACCTGTACGGCCTGAAGGGACTCGCCCGCGAGCCGATGCTCATCCCCGAGGTCGACTTCGCCGCCGTCGCCCGCGGCTTCGGCGCCGAGGGAGTGGTCGTGCGCGAGGTCGCCGACCTCGAGGCACTGGCCGGATGGACCCGCCGCGACCCCGCCGAGCGGCCCTTCCTGCTGCTCGACCTGCGCATCAGCGGCACCGTGATCGCGCCCTACCAGCGCGAGATCATCAAGGTGAACTCGTGA
- a CDS encoding FAD-binding oxidoreductase, translating to MSEPAGRAGAVRDAVSRAKADATEAIAGASPKDALAELRSALGDRLLDDPANLAAYAVDSSRAQPEGPPIAVVRATSADDVSTTLAWAHARGIRVSVRGAGTGLSGGAVAYAGGLVVSLEAMNRIIDIDVDNRLADVEAGVITADLDAAALAHGLFFPPDPASAQWSTIGGNIATNAGGLRCVAHGVTTDVVAALEVVLADGRVMRTGARTRKNTTGYDLTSLFTGSEGTLGVITAATVRLKPVPPGQPRTFRASFDDIEDAGRAVTAIVSGQAAPEVLELIDARSVEIIEAFHPSGLPTPGAAMLVGQTVGLTALGTAEAITALCREHGASETEISDSDSLLEARRLANPALTAQGLRVSCDVGVPVAQLATVFRGIGELAERHGRRIAVVAHAGDGNLHPTVEAGESPEEYAAAELVIDDITRLALSLGGTISGEHGIGSVKRHELPWQQDAVALDVQRAIKAALDPRGILTPDRSI from the coding sequence GTGAGCGAGCCCGCGGGGCGGGCGGGCGCGGTGCGGGACGCGGTGTCGCGCGCGAAGGCTGATGCGACAGAGGCCATCGCGGGCGCGTCGCCGAAAGACGCCCTCGCGGAGCTCCGCTCCGCGCTCGGCGATCGCCTCCTCGACGATCCCGCGAACCTCGCGGCCTACGCCGTCGACAGCTCGCGCGCGCAGCCCGAAGGCCCGCCGATCGCCGTGGTGCGGGCGACCTCGGCCGACGACGTGTCGACGACTCTCGCGTGGGCGCACGCCCGCGGCATCCGGGTCTCCGTCCGCGGAGCGGGAACCGGGCTCTCCGGTGGCGCCGTCGCGTACGCCGGCGGGCTGGTCGTCTCGCTCGAGGCGATGAACCGCATCATCGACATCGACGTCGACAATCGCCTCGCCGACGTCGAGGCGGGGGTGATCACGGCGGATCTCGATGCCGCCGCCCTCGCGCACGGCCTGTTCTTCCCGCCCGACCCGGCGAGCGCGCAGTGGTCGACGATCGGCGGCAACATCGCCACGAACGCCGGCGGCCTGCGCTGCGTCGCCCACGGCGTGACCACCGACGTCGTCGCGGCCCTCGAGGTCGTGCTCGCCGACGGCCGCGTGATGCGCACCGGCGCGCGCACGCGCAAGAACACCACCGGCTACGACCTGACCAGCCTGTTCACCGGCTCGGAGGGCACGCTCGGCGTGATCACCGCCGCGACCGTGCGCCTCAAGCCCGTGCCACCCGGGCAGCCGCGCACCTTCCGCGCGAGCTTCGACGACATCGAGGATGCCGGCCGCGCGGTCACCGCGATCGTGTCGGGCCAGGCCGCCCCCGAGGTGCTCGAGCTGATCGATGCGCGCAGCGTCGAGATCATCGAGGCGTTCCACCCGAGCGGCCTCCCCACGCCTGGTGCGGCGATGCTCGTCGGTCAGACCGTGGGTCTCACGGCCCTCGGCACCGCCGAGGCCATCACCGCGCTCTGCCGTGAGCACGGCGCCTCAGAGACCGAGATCAGCGACTCCGACAGCCTGCTCGAGGCCCGTCGCCTGGCGAATCCCGCGCTCACCGCGCAGGGACTGCGGGTGTCGTGCGACGTCGGAGTGCCGGTCGCGCAACTGGCGACGGTGTTCCGCGGCATCGGCGAGCTGGCCGAGCGTCACGGTCGCCGCATCGCGGTGGTCGCGCACGCGGGCGACGGCAACCTGCACCCGACGGTCGAGGCGGGCGAGAGCCCCGAGGAGTACGCCGCGGCCGAGCTCGTGATCGACGACATCACGCGCCTCGCCCTCTCGCTCGGCGGAACGATCTCGGGCGAGCACGGCATCGGATCGGTCAAGCGTCACGAGCTCCCCTGGCAGCAGGATGCCGTGGCCCTCGACGTGCAGCGCGCGATCAAGGCCGCGCTGGATCCGCGCGGCATCCTGACGCCCGACCGCTCGATCTGA
- a CDS encoding endonuclease domain-containing protein, with protein sequence MRECEFFCLVAAAVAWGAPLPSSVFHLRDGNRLVERPIDVGVLLPSRARRARGVRGISLTEGMGSVRIEPVSGLRVTSPATTWAMMGALLQRDDLVALGDALVREPMRSDDPPALATIAELTAALEAGRRRGAAALREALPLVRTRSRSRKETQTRLLLLAAGLPEPSLNHPVVVEREVVALVDLAYPHRKVGIEYEGEQHLIDPRQWARDIRRYEMLADLGWRIIRVTASDLAQHRKEFAKRARAALSRGPRLG encoded by the coding sequence ATGCGGGAGTGCGAGTTCTTCTGTCTGGTCGCCGCGGCGGTGGCGTGGGGCGCGCCGCTGCCCTCATCGGTTTTCCACCTCCGCGACGGGAACCGGCTCGTCGAGCGCCCCATCGATGTCGGGGTGCTCTTGCCTTCGCGCGCGAGGAGGGCGCGCGGGGTGCGCGGCATCTCGCTCACAGAGGGGATGGGCAGTGTCCGCATCGAACCCGTGAGCGGGCTGCGGGTGACGAGCCCCGCAACGACCTGGGCCATGATGGGCGCCCTGCTGCAGCGGGACGACCTGGTCGCGCTCGGCGATGCGTTGGTGCGCGAGCCCATGCGCTCCGATGACCCACCAGCGCTCGCGACGATCGCCGAGCTCACGGCAGCTCTCGAGGCAGGACGCCGGCGGGGCGCCGCCGCACTGCGGGAAGCGCTTCCGCTGGTGCGTACACGCTCTCGGTCGAGGAAAGAGACCCAGACCAGACTCCTGCTTCTGGCCGCGGGCCTGCCCGAACCGTCGCTGAATCACCCCGTGGTCGTCGAGCGCGAGGTCGTAGCCCTCGTCGACCTCGCATATCCCCACCGCAAGGTTGGCATCGAGTACGAGGGCGAGCAGCACCTGATCGACCCACGACAGTGGGCACGCGACATCCGGCGCTACGAGATGCTCGCCGACCTCGGATGGCGCATCATTCGCGTGACCGCGTCCGACCTCGCGCAGCACCGGAAGGAGTTCGCGAAGAGGGCGCGCGCGGCGCTCTCCCGCGGACCGCGCCTCGGTTGA
- a CDS encoding MFS transporter produces MSRSQPQGFTPTGTISTPKDRRRVVFATVVGTTVEWYDFFLYASAAGLVFGQLFFAPAGPGIAQILSFLTVGLSFLFRPLGAFLAGHLGDKYGRRVVLMLTLIMMGASTTLIGVLPTYEVIGVAAPVLLILLRVLQGISAGGEWGGAVLMAVEHAPKTKRSLFGASPQLGVPLGLLLASGMLALMAVIAPGDAFFAWGWRVPFLLSFVLILVGYYVRKKVEESPVFVELAERKEQTRMPIVQLFRKHSLLVIIAAFVFAGNNAVGYMTTGGYIQRYATDPKGPLGLATADVLGAVTLSAVTWLLFTWLGGWLGDKIGRRNTYIIGWLSMLVAIVALFPLVNSGSIVLLTIGLMLLTVGLGLTYGPQAALYAELFPASIRFSGVSIAYALGAILGGAFAPTIATALVESTGTTVSVTVYLAIMAVLGLVATLLLRDRSGIPLGPDHEAEQEVSPVRGLSKV; encoded by the coding sequence ATGTCCCGCTCTCAGCCGCAGGGCTTCACGCCCACCGGCACCATCTCCACCCCGAAGGACCGCCGCCGCGTGGTCTTCGCCACCGTTGTCGGCACCACCGTCGAGTGGTACGACTTCTTCCTCTACGCCTCGGCCGCCGGTCTCGTGTTCGGCCAGCTGTTCTTCGCGCCCGCCGGTCCCGGTATCGCGCAGATCCTGTCGTTCCTCACGGTGGGTCTGAGCTTCCTTTTCCGCCCGCTCGGCGCCTTCCTCGCCGGCCACCTCGGCGATAAGTACGGCCGCCGCGTCGTGCTCATGCTGACGCTCATCATGATGGGCGCCTCGACCACCCTCATCGGTGTGCTGCCGACCTACGAGGTCATCGGCGTCGCGGCCCCCGTGCTGCTCATCCTGCTGCGCGTGCTGCAGGGCATCTCGGCCGGTGGCGAGTGGGGCGGCGCGGTGCTCATGGCCGTCGAGCACGCCCCCAAGACCAAGCGCAGCCTCTTCGGCGCCTCGCCGCAGCTGGGCGTGCCCCTCGGCCTGCTGCTCGCCAGCGGCATGCTCGCCCTGATGGCCGTCATCGCCCCGGGAGACGCCTTCTTCGCGTGGGGCTGGCGCGTGCCGTTCCTGCTGTCGTTCGTGTTGATCCTCGTCGGCTACTACGTGCGCAAGAAGGTCGAAGAGAGCCCGGTCTTCGTCGAGCTCGCCGAGCGCAAGGAGCAGACCCGGATGCCGATCGTGCAGCTGTTCCGCAAGCACTCGCTGCTCGTGATCATCGCCGCGTTCGTGTTCGCCGGCAACAACGCCGTGGGCTACATGACCACCGGCGGATACATCCAGCGCTACGCGACCGACCCGAAGGGCCCGCTGGGCCTGGCCACCGCCGACGTGCTCGGCGCCGTGACCCTGTCGGCCGTGACGTGGCTGCTCTTCACGTGGCTCGGCGGGTGGCTCGGCGACAAGATCGGCCGCCGCAACACCTACATCATCGGCTGGCTGTCGATGCTCGTGGCCATCGTGGCGCTGTTCCCACTGGTCAACTCCGGCAGCATCGTGCTGCTGACGATCGGCCTCATGCTGCTCACGGTCGGCCTCGGTCTGACCTACGGCCCGCAAGCCGCGCTGTACGCCGAACTCTTCCCGGCATCCATCCGCTTCTCGGGGGTGTCGATCGCCTACGCGCTCGGCGCGATCCTCGGTGGCGCGTTCGCCCCGACCATCGCGACCGCCCTCGTCGAGAGCACCGGAACGACCGTGTCGGTCACGGTGTACCTCGCGATCATGGCCGTGCTCGGTCTCGTCGCGACGCTGCTGCTGCGCGACCGCAGCGGCATCCCCCTCGGCCCCGACCACGAGGCCGAGCAGGAAGTGAGCCCGGTGCGGGGGCTGTCGAAGGTCTGA
- a CDS encoding fumarylacetoacetate hydrolase family protein, with amino-acid sequence MNDTTDPRFTVLGARPGKIVAVHLSYGSRADQRGRRPAAPSYFFKPSSSLAASGSEIVRPAGTELLAFEGEIALVIGEPARWVAPDAAWSHVASVTAANDFGLYDLRANDKGSNVRSKGGDGYTPLGPALIDARQVDPAALRLRTWVNGDLVQDDSTAGLIFSLAQIVADLSQHFTLETGDVILTGTPAGSSVVVPGDVVDVQVDAGAHSTGRLRTTVTQGAQSFNPAIGSLPAVDDTQRTEAWGSAEAAGLTPPAPVLSPALRDKLSRVPVAALSGQLRKRGLNDVTIDGVHPLTPGSRFVGTARTLRFVPHREDLFASHGGGQNAQKRAFDAVSEGEVIVIEARGETGSGTLGDILAIRAHARRAAAIVTDGGVRDAEAVAAVGIPVFTAGPHPAVLGRRHVPWETDVAVGCGGTTVEPGDILVGDGDGVIVIPPAIAEEVVDAALAQEAEDAWIAGQVASGHPIEGLFPMNAEWRARYESEVTR; translated from the coding sequence ATGAACGACACCACCGACCCCCGGTTCACCGTCCTCGGTGCACGCCCGGGCAAGATCGTGGCCGTCCACCTCTCGTACGGCTCGCGCGCCGACCAGCGGGGTCGTCGACCGGCCGCCCCGTCGTATTTCTTCAAGCCGTCGAGCTCGCTCGCGGCATCCGGGTCCGAGATCGTGCGCCCCGCGGGCACCGAACTCCTCGCGTTCGAAGGTGAGATCGCCCTGGTCATCGGCGAGCCGGCGCGGTGGGTGGCTCCGGATGCCGCGTGGTCGCACGTGGCATCCGTCACCGCCGCCAATGACTTCGGTCTCTACGACCTCCGCGCGAACGACAAGGGCTCGAACGTCCGCTCCAAGGGCGGCGACGGCTACACGCCGCTCGGCCCCGCGCTCATCGACGCCCGTCAGGTCGACCCCGCCGCCCTGCGCCTGCGCACGTGGGTGAACGGCGACCTCGTGCAGGACGACTCCACCGCTGGCCTCATCTTCTCGCTCGCCCAGATCGTCGCCGACCTCTCGCAGCACTTCACCCTCGAGACCGGTGACGTCATCCTCACCGGCACCCCCGCCGGCTCCTCGGTGGTCGTGCCCGGGGATGTGGTGGACGTGCAGGTGGATGCCGGCGCTCACTCGACCGGCCGGCTCCGCACGACCGTGACCCAGGGCGCGCAGTCCTTCAATCCCGCGATCGGCTCGCTCCCCGCGGTCGACGACACCCAGCGCACCGAGGCCTGGGGCTCGGCCGAGGCGGCCGGGCTCACCCCTCCGGCCCCCGTCCTCTCCCCCGCCCTGCGCGACAAGCTCTCGCGCGTCCCGGTCGCCGCCCTCAGCGGACAGCTGCGCAAGCGCGGCCTCAATGACGTCACCATCGACGGCGTGCACCCGCTCACCCCGGGCAGCCGCTTCGTCGGCACAGCCCGGACGCTGCGCTTCGTCCCGCACCGCGAGGACCTCTTCGCCTCGCACGGCGGGGGACAGAATGCCCAGAAGCGCGCGTTCGACGCGGTCAGCGAGGGCGAGGTCATCGTCATCGAGGCCCGCGGCGAGACCGGCTCGGGCACGCTCGGCGACATCCTCGCGATCCGCGCGCACGCCCGCAGGGCCGCCGCGATCGTCACCGACGGCGGGGTTCGCGACGCCGAGGCCGTGGCCGCGGTCGGCATCCCCGTCTTCACCGCTGGTCCCCATCCGGCCGTCCTGGGTCGCCGTCACGTGCCGTGGGAAACCGACGTGGCCGTCGGCTGCGGCGGCACCACCGTCGAACCCGGCGACATCCTGGTGGGCGACGGCGACGGCGTGATCGTCATCCCGCCCGCGATCGCCGAAGAGGTGGTCGACGCCGCCCTCGCGCAAGAGGCCGAAGACGCGTGGATCGCCGGTCAGGTGGCATCCGGTCATCCGATCGAGGGACTGTTCCCGATGAACGCGGAATGGCGCGCCCGGTACGAGAGCGAGGTCACCCGATGA